In Kitasatospora sp. NA04385, a single genomic region encodes these proteins:
- a CDS encoding ABC transporter ATP-binding protein, translated as MTDHTAPATAALPGPRTPDLPPPPEQVRAAPADGDLGGQITQGYWETFEGEASRTGLVTIVRRLPAIVVQVWGTAWRADARAAVLVAVLQLVSAAMASAGLIASLGVLQKVFAGGATGQRIRAALPALAVVAVLLMFRGLVDAGISHWQARLGPRVRQQLEADFLALTSRVELAAVDDPTWADEVRRANDRGLYYAKASIDKTIELASAVLALLGAAGVLGVLHPVLLVLLLAAVLPKGAASVRSIRAGYLSAVRQSTLRRRMLQFSWVLYERDTAAELRASNAQQALLDEHRVLSARITDEEVALGEHQSRAALVGRVLGGLGMFATYAALAWMLGAGWMPLATGGAAYLAIQASQSALLRLVIAGHQVFENALWVEDLRRFEESCRARLPRTGAPAPGAVREIAVRDVRFTYPQGKQALHGVSLTLEAGKKYAFVGANGSGKSTLSRILAGLYEASGGTVRWDGTDVREYDAASLTGRVALVLQDPGHWPLSALANVVIGSGSITTADPDRVVRAVRATGADRVIAGLDRQWETVLSPQFEGGAELSDGNWSKIVCARGLYQQAPVLVMDEPTASMDPLAEDRLFRAVLDEYAGPDTITVLVSHRLGPAVACDRVFVFDQGRIVEAGSHSELIGRGGVYAEMFETQAAAYRAGSPPPAADGHEPAR; from the coding sequence TTGACCGACCACACCGCCCCCGCCACCGCTGCCCTGCCCGGCCCCCGTACCCCCGACCTGCCGCCCCCGCCGGAGCAGGTGCGGGCGGCGCCCGCCGACGGCGACCTCGGCGGGCAGATCACCCAGGGCTACTGGGAGACCTTCGAGGGCGAGGCGTCCCGGACCGGGCTGGTGACGATCGTGCGCCGCCTGCCGGCCATCGTCGTACAGGTGTGGGGCACCGCGTGGCGCGCGGACGCGCGGGCGGCCGTCCTGGTGGCCGTGCTGCAACTGGTCTCCGCCGCGATGGCGTCGGCCGGGCTGATCGCCAGCCTGGGCGTGCTGCAGAAGGTGTTCGCGGGCGGTGCGACCGGGCAGCGCATCCGCGCGGCGCTGCCCGCCCTGGCCGTGGTCGCGGTGCTGCTGATGTTCCGCGGCCTGGTCGACGCCGGCATCTCGCACTGGCAGGCCCGGCTCGGCCCCCGGGTGCGCCAGCAACTGGAGGCCGACTTCCTCGCCCTGACCAGCCGGGTCGAACTCGCCGCCGTCGACGACCCGACCTGGGCCGACGAGGTCCGCCGCGCCAACGACCGAGGCCTGTACTACGCCAAGGCCTCGATCGACAAGACCATCGAGCTGGCCAGCGCCGTCCTGGCGCTGCTCGGCGCGGCGGGCGTCCTCGGCGTCCTGCACCCGGTGCTGCTGGTGCTGCTGCTGGCCGCCGTGCTCCCCAAGGGCGCCGCCTCCGTCCGCTCGATCCGGGCCGGCTACCTCTCGGCCGTGCGGCAGAGCACCCTGCGCCGCCGGATGCTCCAGTTCTCCTGGGTCCTCTACGAGCGCGACACCGCCGCCGAACTGCGGGCCTCCAACGCCCAGCAGGCCCTGCTGGACGAGCACCGCGTGCTGTCCGCCCGGATCACCGACGAGGAGGTCGCCCTCGGCGAGCACCAGAGCCGCGCCGCCCTGGTCGGCCGCGTTCTCGGCGGCCTCGGCATGTTCGCCACCTACGCCGCCCTCGCCTGGATGCTCGGCGCGGGCTGGATGCCGCTGGCCACCGGCGGCGCCGCCTACCTCGCCATCCAGGCCAGCCAGAGCGCCCTGCTGCGCCTGGTGATCGCCGGTCACCAGGTGTTCGAGAACGCCCTGTGGGTGGAGGACCTGCGCCGGTTCGAGGAGAGCTGCCGGGCCCGGCTGCCGCGCACCGGCGCGCCCGCGCCCGGCGCCGTGCGGGAGATCGCCGTTCGGGACGTGCGCTTCACCTACCCGCAGGGCAAGCAGGCCCTGCACGGGGTCAGCCTGACGCTGGAGGCCGGGAAGAAGTACGCGTTCGTCGGCGCGAACGGCTCCGGGAAGTCCACGCTGTCGCGGATCCTGGCGGGGCTGTACGAGGCGAGCGGGGGCACCGTGCGCTGGGACGGCACGGACGTGCGGGAGTACGACGCGGCGAGCCTGACCGGACGGGTCGCCCTCGTCCTCCAGGACCCCGGGCACTGGCCGCTGTCCGCGCTCGCCAACGTCGTGATCGGCTCCGGCAGCATCACCACCGCCGACCCGGACCGGGTGGTGCGCGCCGTGCGGGCCACCGGCGCGGACCGGGTGATCGCCGGGCTCGACCGGCAGTGGGAGACCGTGCTGAGCCCGCAGTTCGAGGGCGGCGCGGAACTCTCCGACGGCAACTGGTCCAAGATCGTCTGCGCCCGCGGGCTGTACCAGCAGGCCCCGGTGCTGGTGATGGACGAGCCCACCGCCAGCATGGACCCGCTCGCCGAGGACCGGCTGTTCCGCGCGGTCCTCGACGAGTACGCCGGCCCCGACACGATCACCGTGCTGGTCTCCCACCGCCTCGGCCCCGCCGTCGCCTGCGACCGGGTGTTCGTGTTCGACCAGGGCCGGATCGTGGAGGCCGGCAGCCACTCCGAGCTGATCGGCCGGGGCGGCGTCTACGCCGAGATGTTCGAGACGCAGGCCGCCGCCTACCGCGCCGGTTCGCCCCCTCCGGCGGCCGACGGGCACGAACCGGCGCGGTAG
- the snpA gene encoding snapalysin: protein MNRSMTVLAAALGLVLAAGTAAVPAAATTAPAATTRGYTPSAGIAANSAEDAGNKAFYEAVMKSARAKQAANPYLLTVAVTYDASQAPSFRTTISQSAQIWNSSVSNVQLRSGTNADFRYYEGNDSRGSYASTDGHGRGYIFLDYAQNRQYSSLRVIAHETGHVLGLPDHYSGPCSELMSGGGPGTSCTNPYPNTTERSRVNSLWAYGLAAVG, encoded by the coding sequence ATGAACCGCTCCATGACCGTGCTCGCCGCCGCCCTCGGGCTGGTCCTCGCGGCCGGCACCGCCGCCGTGCCCGCCGCGGCCACCACCGCCCCCGCCGCCACCACCCGGGGCTACACCCCGTCCGCGGGCATCGCCGCCAACTCCGCCGAGGACGCCGGCAACAAGGCGTTCTACGAGGCCGTGATGAAGTCGGCCCGGGCCAAGCAGGCCGCCAACCCCTACCTGCTGACCGTGGCCGTCACCTACGACGCCAGCCAAGCCCCGTCCTTCCGGACCACCATCTCGCAGAGCGCGCAGATCTGGAACTCCTCGGTGAGCAACGTCCAGCTCCGCTCCGGCACCAACGCCGACTTCCGCTACTACGAGGGCAACGACTCCCGCGGCTCCTACGCCTCCACCGACGGCCACGGCCGCGGCTACATCTTCCTCGACTACGCGCAGAACCGGCAGTACAGCTCGCTGCGCGTCATCGCGCACGAGACCGGCCACGTGCTCGGCCTGCCCGACCACTACTCCGGCCCGTGCAGCGAGCTGATGTCCGGCGGCGGGCCCGGCACCTCGTGCACCAACCCGTACCCGAACACCACCGAGCGGAGCCGGGTCAACAGCCTCTGGGCATACGGCCTCGCCGCCGTCGGCTGA
- a CDS encoding LysR family transcriptional regulator: MELDVRHLRVLCAIADTGSVRKAARRLGLAQPSLTTQLHRIERTIGGRLFTRERTGSRPTALGHWVLSRARPVITEMDALVAAARAEAAGPGRRLRIGSVGSRAVAAWLRRVHDRLPETDTTIHIDISAIALLHLVAAEQLDTAFVHESEGFPLHVPAGTEQRVLVAREPQFVALAATHPAAGRPVVSLADLARDTWMVDPTADHEYAALRRVFAEAGLDPRVIQVRDNATAAELVASGEAVRPCQPTSPPGPGTVLRPVHGDPLAVRLLLTWRPDTVGGPALDGLWADLCHAYLDLAGANPAYRAWLRRHNRPLHTLLAPAGPPPP; the protein is encoded by the coding sequence ATGGAGCTCGACGTCCGACACCTGCGGGTGCTGTGCGCCATCGCGGACACCGGCAGCGTCCGGAAGGCCGCCCGTCGGCTCGGCCTGGCCCAGCCCTCGCTCACCACCCAGCTGCACCGCATCGAACGGACCATCGGCGGACGGCTGTTCACCCGCGAACGCACCGGCAGCCGCCCCACCGCCCTCGGCCACTGGGTGCTCTCCCGCGCCCGGCCGGTGATCACCGAGATGGACGCCCTCGTCGCCGCCGCCCGCGCCGAGGCCGCCGGGCCCGGCCGCCGGCTGCGGATCGGCAGCGTCGGCAGCCGCGCGGTGGCCGCCTGGCTGCGCCGCGTCCACGACCGGCTCCCGGAGACCGACACCACCATCCACATCGACATCTCGGCGATCGCCCTGCTGCACCTGGTCGCCGCCGAACAGCTCGACACCGCCTTCGTCCACGAGAGCGAGGGCTTCCCGCTGCACGTTCCGGCCGGCACCGAACAGCGGGTACTGGTCGCCCGCGAACCCCAGTTCGTCGCCCTCGCCGCGACCCACCCCGCGGCCGGCCGACCGGTCGTCAGCCTCGCCGACCTCGCCCGCGACACCTGGATGGTCGACCCGACCGCCGACCACGAGTACGCCGCGCTGCGCCGGGTCTTCGCCGAGGCCGGGCTCGACCCGCGCGTCATCCAGGTCCGGGACAACGCCACCGCCGCCGAACTCGTCGCCTCCGGCGAAGCCGTCCGCCCCTGCCAGCCCACCTCGCCGCCCGGCCCCGGCACCGTCCTGCGCCCCGTCCACGGCGACCCGCTCGCCGTCCGGCTGCTGCTCACCTGGCGCCCCGACACCGTCGGCGGCCCGGCACTCGACGGCCTCTGGGCCGACCTCTGCCACGCCTACCTCGACCTGGCCGGCGCCAACCCCGCCTACCGGGCCTGGCTGCGCCGCCACAACCGCCCCCTGCACACCCTCCTCGCACCGGCCGGACCGCCGCCGCCCTGA
- a CDS encoding universal stress protein, translating to MTPLTGPRPIVLGVDARQVSPVVVGWAADEAERRGLPLRLVHAVPDEPRDRRGDGAGYLQSLRAAGAAALEKAEGMVGERHPGLHPQSALRDGSPAPLLCAESAGAALVVLGTRRLGRLAEVLSRYSVTVPVSAQAHCPVAVVREPEHTTVQPPYVVAGVDGSPACGPAVRFAADLAARRGAALRAVWVRRTPVRPFEPLEDEAEVRRRLFESTAGCAADEPDLDLTHEVVPGDPVEELTRISAHALAVVVGRHGRGGLTGLRLGSVPHGLIRGAPCPVATVPAGPGADEPLNRER from the coding sequence ATGACCCCGCTCACCGGACCCCGCCCGATCGTGCTGGGCGTCGACGCCCGCCAGGTCAGCCCCGTGGTGGTCGGCTGGGCCGCGGACGAGGCCGAACGGCGCGGACTGCCGCTGCGCCTGGTGCACGCCGTCCCCGACGAGCCCCGGGACCGGCGCGGCGACGGCGCCGGGTACCTGCAGTCCCTGCGCGCGGCCGGGGCGGCCGCGCTGGAGAAGGCCGAGGGCATGGTGGGCGAACGCCACCCCGGGCTGCACCCGCAGTCGGCCCTGCGCGACGGCAGCCCCGCCCCGCTGCTGTGCGCGGAGTCCGCCGGGGCCGCGCTGGTGGTGCTCGGCACCCGGCGGCTGGGCCGGCTGGCGGAGGTGCTGAGCCGCTACTCGGTGACCGTGCCGGTCAGCGCCCAGGCGCACTGCCCGGTGGCCGTCGTGCGCGAGCCCGAACACACCACCGTGCAGCCGCCCTACGTGGTGGCCGGTGTCGACGGCTCCCCGGCCTGCGGGCCCGCGGTGCGCTTCGCCGCCGACCTGGCCGCCCGCCGGGGCGCCGCCCTGCGCGCCGTGTGGGTCCGGCGCACCCCCGTGCGGCCGTTCGAGCCGCTGGAGGACGAGGCCGAGGTCCGGCGGCGGCTGTTCGAGTCCACCGCGGGCTGCGCCGCCGACGAACCCGACCTCGACCTCACCCACGAGGTCGTCCCGGGCGACCCGGTCGAGGAACTCACCCGGATCTCCGCCCACGCGCTGGCCGTCGTGGTCGGACGCCACGGCCGGGGCGGTCTCACCGGCCTGCGGCTCGGCTCCGTTCCGCACGGCCTGATCCGCGGAGCGCCCTGCCCCGTGGCCACCGTCCCCGCCGGGCCCGGCGCCGACGAACCGCTGAACCGGGAGCGGTGA
- a CDS encoding universal stress protein — protein sequence MAHAIVTGFDGSARSEAAVGWAAAEAALRGVPLRVVHAWPWLGTARADRPAAVAPRHSALPELDELAERLRQVHPGLDVVTEAVADDPADALLARATDHRLVVLGSRGLGGFAGLLVGSVGLAVAARSAVPVVLVRDGAPAAPADGGRRPEVVVGVAGESAPAVLEFAFAEAERRGARVRAVHGWEAVPFWTAAGWVPPQEDVELRGAELRDELVKALVPVRSAHPGVEAVAETRTGGAGHALVAASADADLVVVGRRAHRLGPRLGAVAHAAIHHCAAPVAVVPHD from the coding sequence ATGGCCCACGCCATCGTCACCGGGTTCGACGGATCGGCGCGCTCGGAGGCCGCGGTCGGCTGGGCCGCCGCCGAGGCGGCCCTGCGGGGCGTGCCGCTGCGCGTCGTCCACGCCTGGCCCTGGCTCGGCACGGCCCGGGCCGACCGGCCCGCCGCGGTCGCACCCCGCCACAGCGCCCTGCCGGAACTGGACGAGCTCGCCGAGCGGCTGCGCCAGGTCCACCCCGGGCTGGACGTGGTCACCGAGGCGGTGGCCGACGACCCCGCCGACGCGCTGCTCGCCCGCGCCACCGACCACCGGCTCGTGGTGCTGGGCTCGCGCGGCCTCGGCGGCTTCGCCGGCCTGCTGGTGGGCTCCGTCGGCCTGGCCGTCGCCGCCCGCAGCGCCGTCCCGGTGGTCCTGGTCCGCGACGGCGCGCCCGCCGCCCCCGCCGACGGCGGCCGCCGCCCCGAGGTCGTCGTCGGCGTGGCGGGCGAGTCCGCCCCGGCGGTCCTGGAGTTCGCGTTCGCCGAGGCCGAGCGACGGGGTGCCCGGGTACGGGCGGTGCACGGTTGGGAGGCGGTCCCGTTCTGGACCGCGGCGGGCTGGGTGCCGCCGCAGGAGGACGTCGAACTCCGGGGCGCCGAGCTCAGGGACGAACTGGTCAAGGCGCTCGTCCCCGTCCGCTCGGCGCACCCCGGCGTCGAAGCGGTCGCCGAGACCAGGACCGGGGGCGCCGGGCACGCGCTGGTCGCCGCCTCGGCCGACGCGGACCTGGTCGTGGTCGGCCGCCGGGCGCACCGCCTCGGCCCCCGCCTGGGCGCGGTCGCCCACGCGGCGATCCACCACTGCGCCGCCCCCGTCGCCGTCGTCCCGCACGACTGA
- a CDS encoding GAF domain-containing protein translates to MGSVEESPTPLPQLKLDELLDELQSRLDAARGTRDRVHSLLEAVLAVGRDLELTQVLRHIVEAAVTLVDAEYGALGVVGDDRRLSQFVPVGLTEEQARRIGPLPSGHGILGELITHPEPLRLARISDHPASYGFPPHHPPMNSFLGVPIRIRGKVFGNLYLTEKRGADAFDAEDESVLETLAVAAGVAIENARLYARARLREQWLAAGAAVTNSLLSGSAEQEVLDLLVARATEIARADLAVVALPLPGSGELEVRIAVGLGEREHRGLVLPLEGTFMGAAARAGAPVISADVHRDPRITAGPPRWEGLGPAVAVPIGTAGLGVRGVLMLARAAGSPLFEPEESTPLTGFAGQAAVAMELAERRRDSERVALLQERDRIARDLHDLAIQRLFAVGMTLQGATRFIDHPQARDRVLRAIDELDETAKTIRATIFGLRAREAGPAAHGLRAAVVAAVERATALLGFAPALRMAGLLDVGVPAELADEAAAVLQEALSNAARHARAGTVEVVVETDEEHLTVTVSDDGVGLPEGGRRSGLANLAERAAALGGEFRARTRPGGGTELVWKVPLPDD, encoded by the coding sequence GTGGGCAGCGTAGAAGAGAGCCCGACCCCGTTGCCGCAGCTCAAGCTGGACGAGCTGTTGGACGAGCTGCAGAGCCGGCTGGACGCCGCGCGCGGCACCCGCGACCGGGTGCACAGCCTGCTGGAGGCCGTCCTGGCGGTCGGCCGCGACCTGGAGCTGACCCAGGTGCTGCGGCACATCGTCGAGGCCGCGGTGACCCTGGTCGACGCCGAGTACGGGGCGCTCGGCGTGGTCGGCGACGACCGGCGGCTGTCGCAGTTCGTCCCGGTCGGCCTCACCGAGGAGCAGGCCCGGCGGATCGGCCCGCTGCCGTCGGGCCACGGCATCCTCGGCGAGCTGATCACCCACCCCGAACCGCTGCGGCTGGCCCGGATCTCCGACCACCCCGCCTCCTACGGCTTCCCGCCGCACCACCCGCCGATGAACAGCTTCCTCGGCGTGCCGATCCGGATTCGCGGCAAGGTGTTCGGCAACCTCTACCTGACCGAGAAGCGCGGCGCCGACGCGTTCGACGCCGAGGACGAGTCGGTGCTGGAGACGCTCGCCGTCGCGGCCGGCGTGGCCATCGAGAACGCCCGGCTGTACGCCCGGGCCCGGCTGCGCGAGCAGTGGCTCGCCGCCGGGGCCGCCGTGACCAACAGCCTGCTGTCCGGCAGCGCCGAGCAGGAGGTGCTGGACCTGCTGGTGGCCCGCGCCACCGAGATCGCCCGGGCCGACCTGGCGGTGGTCGCCCTGCCGCTGCCCGGCAGCGGCGAACTGGAGGTGCGGATCGCCGTCGGCCTGGGAGAGCGCGAGCACCGCGGGCTGGTGCTCCCGCTGGAGGGCACCTTCATGGGCGCGGCCGCCCGCGCCGGTGCCCCGGTCATCAGCGCCGACGTCCACCGCGACCCGCGGATCACCGCCGGACCGCCCCGCTGGGAGGGCCTGGGCCCGGCGGTCGCGGTACCCATCGGCACCGCCGGGCTGGGCGTGCGCGGCGTGCTGATGCTGGCCAGGGCGGCCGGGTCGCCGCTCTTCGAACCGGAGGAGTCGACCCCGCTGACGGGCTTCGCCGGACAGGCCGCCGTCGCCATGGAGCTCGCCGAGCGCCGCCGGGACTCCGAACGGGTCGCCCTGCTCCAGGAACGCGACCGGATCGCCCGCGACCTGCACGACCTGGCCATCCAGCGGCTGTTCGCGGTCGGCATGACCCTGCAGGGCGCCACCCGCTTCATCGACCACCCGCAGGCCCGAGACCGGGTGCTGCGGGCCATCGACGAGCTCGACGAGACCGCCAAGACCATCCGCGCCACCATCTTCGGCCTGCGGGCGCGCGAGGCCGGACCCGCCGCCCACGGCCTGCGCGCCGCCGTGGTGGCGGCCGTCGAACGGGCCACCGCCCTGCTGGGGTTCGCCCCCGCGCTGCGGATGGCCGGCCTGCTCGACGTGGGCGTGCCCGCGGAACTCGCCGACGAGGCCGCCGCCGTCCTCCAGGAGGCGCTGTCCAACGCGGCCAGGCACGCCCGGGCCGGGACCGTCGAGGTGGTGGTCGAGACGGACGAGGAGCACCTGACGGTCACGGTCTCCGACGACGGCGTGGGCCTGCCCGAGGGCGGTCGGCGCAGCGGGCTGGCGAACCTGGCCGAGCGGGCCGCCGCGCTCGGCGGCGAGTTCCGGGCCCGGACCCGGCCGGGCGGCGGCACCGAACTGGTCTGGAAGGTCCCGCTGCCGGACGACTGA
- a CDS encoding 2-hydroxyacid dehydrogenase: MSARYLLPYAPDAIGGLPVGLDALVWDGDGPVPPDEALREVEFFCLPYLRHAVALPLIERLPSLKVVQTLTAGMDDVLPHVPDGVVAHNARGLHDASTAELAVTLILASLRGIPRFTRLQDQGRWNLEFHDSLADRTVLILGYGSIGRALAARLEPFECEIVKVARRARPEEGVHGTAELAELLPDADVVVLLTPLTPESRHLVDAGFLSRMKDGALLVNVARGPVVDTEALLAELSAQRLRAALDVTDPEPLPADHPLWHAPGVLITPHVGGPSSAFLPRAKRLLREQILRFENGEVTAPGH; encoded by the coding sequence ATGAGCGCTCGCTACCTCCTCCCGTACGCCCCCGACGCGATCGGCGGCCTGCCCGTCGGCCTCGACGCCCTCGTCTGGGACGGGGACGGGCCGGTGCCGCCGGACGAGGCGCTGCGGGAGGTGGAGTTCTTCTGCCTGCCCTACCTGCGGCACGCCGTCGCGCTCCCGCTGATCGAACGCCTGCCGTCGCTGAAGGTGGTCCAGACCCTCACGGCCGGGATGGACGACGTGCTGCCGCACGTGCCGGACGGCGTCGTCGCCCACAACGCGCGCGGACTGCACGACGCCAGCACCGCCGAGCTGGCGGTGACGCTGATCCTCGCCTCGCTGCGCGGCATCCCGCGCTTCACCCGGCTCCAGGACCAGGGCCGGTGGAACCTGGAGTTCCACGATTCCCTCGCCGACCGGACGGTGCTCATCCTCGGGTACGGCTCGATCGGCCGCGCGCTCGCCGCCCGCCTGGAGCCCTTCGAGTGCGAGATCGTCAAGGTCGCCCGCCGGGCCCGCCCCGAGGAGGGGGTGCACGGCACGGCGGAGCTGGCGGAGCTGCTCCCGGACGCGGACGTCGTCGTGCTGCTGACCCCGCTCACCCCGGAGAGCCGGCACCTGGTCGACGCCGGGTTCCTGTCCCGGATGAAGGACGGCGCGCTGCTGGTCAACGTCGCCCGGGGGCCCGTGGTCGACACCGAGGCGCTGCTCGCGGAACTCTCCGCGCAGCGGCTGCGGGCCGCGCTCGACGTCACCGACCCGGAACCGCTGCCCGCCGACCACCCGCTCTGGCACGCCCCCGGCGTCCTGATCACCCCGCACGTCGGCGGCCCCAGCAGCGCCTTCCTGCCGCGGGCCAAGCGCCTGCTGCGCGAGCAGATCCTGCGGTTCGAGAACGGTGAGGTGACCGCCCCCGGGCACTGA
- the glsA gene encoding glutaminase A, producing MIHDSGDIVDARTAQQAVSTGRLPPEEAVRSTLARVHRRFQDDRGGRVADYIPVLAEADPELFGIALAHVGGSVHAVGDAEHLFSIQSVSKAFVFALVDQELGHHTVRRRVGVNSTGLPFNSVLAVELNHGSPMNPMVNAGALATTALVPGGSPEECWEFVRDGLSRFAGRELALDGRVYASEAATNQRNESIARLLDSYGALARDPVATTDLYTRQCSLAVCVRDLAVMGATLANGGVNPVTGERVVGAGVCRDTLAALATAGLYERSGDWLYEVGMPGKSGVSGGIVTVAPGKGSIAVFSPRLDAAGNSVRGQRVTHHLSGALGLDLFASTAYQGTAR from the coding sequence GTGATCCACGACTCCGGGGACATCGTCGACGCCCGGACGGCCCAGCAGGCCGTCTCCACCGGGCGGCTCCCCCCGGAGGAGGCCGTGCGGTCGACCCTGGCGCGGGTGCACCGGCGCTTCCAGGACGACCGCGGGGGACGGGTGGCCGACTACATCCCCGTGCTGGCCGAGGCCGACCCGGAGCTGTTCGGCATCGCCCTCGCCCACGTGGGCGGCAGCGTCCACGCGGTGGGCGACGCGGAGCACCTGTTCTCGATCCAGTCGGTCTCGAAGGCGTTCGTGTTCGCCCTGGTCGACCAGGAGCTCGGCCACCACACCGTCCGCCGGCGGGTCGGCGTCAACAGCACCGGCCTACCGTTCAACTCGGTGCTGGCCGTCGAGCTCAACCACGGCAGCCCGATGAACCCGATGGTCAACGCCGGGGCCCTCGCCACCACGGCGCTCGTCCCGGGCGGCTCGCCCGAGGAGTGCTGGGAGTTCGTCCGCGACGGCCTCTCCCGCTTCGCCGGCCGGGAACTCGCCCTGGACGGACGGGTGTACGCCTCGGAGGCGGCCACCAACCAGCGCAACGAGTCGATCGCCCGCCTGCTGGACAGTTACGGCGCCCTCGCCCGCGACCCGGTCGCCACCACCGACCTCTACACCCGCCAGTGCTCGTTGGCGGTCTGCGTCCGCGACCTCGCGGTGATGGGCGCGACCCTGGCCAACGGCGGCGTCAACCCGGTCACCGGCGAGCGGGTGGTCGGCGCCGGGGTCTGCCGCGACACCCTCGCCGCCCTGGCCACCGCCGGCCTGTACGAGCGCAGCGGCGACTGGCTCTACGAGGTCGGGATGCCCGGCAAGAGCGGCGTCTCCGGCGGCATCGTCACCGTCGCCCCGGGCAAGGGCTCCATCGCGGTGTTCTCCCCCCGACTGGACGCCGCGGGCAACAGCGTCCGCGGCCAGCGCGTCACCCACCACCTCTCCGGCGCCCTCGGCCTCGACCTCTTCGCCTCCACCGCGTACCAGGGCACCGCACGCTGA
- a CDS encoding pyridoxamine 5'-phosphate oxidase family protein: MLVQPQTDPKTADAIARRIADRRAVLGLGPDALARAAGMSRPYLEFLVSAGPRFDPNGFLRIAAALGLTYRELVDGRPDRPPGQGSPAPRPALVRLTEQECWEEVDARGVGRIALPGDPEPAVFPVNYTVDRGTVVYRTHEHGAAATAPGTAVSFEVDRIDDHRRSGWSVLITGTAEWIEDHETLQRLMRDLAVQPWAGGPRSRWIRIRPTHVSGRRITSTPIGDAD; encoded by the coding sequence GTGCTCGTGCAGCCACAGACCGATCCGAAGACCGCGGACGCGATCGCCCGCCGGATCGCCGACCGCCGGGCCGTGCTCGGCCTCGGCCCCGACGCGCTGGCCCGCGCGGCCGGCATGTCGCGCCCGTACCTGGAGTTCCTCGTCTCGGCCGGGCCCCGCTTCGATCCCAACGGCTTCCTGCGGATCGCCGCCGCCCTCGGCCTGACCTACCGCGAACTCGTCGACGGCCGCCCCGACCGACCGCCGGGGCAGGGCTCCCCCGCGCCCCGGCCGGCGCTGGTCCGCCTCACCGAGCAGGAGTGCTGGGAGGAGGTCGACGCCCGGGGCGTCGGCCGGATCGCCCTGCCCGGCGATCCGGAACCCGCCGTCTTCCCGGTGAACTACACCGTCGACCGCGGCACCGTCGTCTACCGCACCCACGAGCACGGAGCCGCCGCCACCGCTCCCGGCACCGCGGTGTCCTTCGAGGTCGACCGGATCGACGACCACCGCCGCAGCGGTTGGAGCGTCCTGATCACCGGCACCGCCGAATGGATCGAGGACCACGAGACGCTCCAGCGGCTGATGCGCGACCTCGCCGTCCAGCCCTGGGCCGGCGGGCCCCGCAGCCGCTGGATCCGGATCAGGCCCACGCACGTCAGCGGACGCCGGATCACCAGCACGCCGATCGGGGACGCGGACTGA
- a CDS encoding response regulator transcription factor, with translation MAETESGEAGPPVTVFLLDDHEVVRRGVKDLLEAEPGIEVVGEADSCAQALARVPALRPRVALLDVRLPDGDGVTVCRELRDRLPELACLMLTSFDDDDALLDAIMAGAAGYVLKQVKGADLVTAVRTVAAGQSMLDPATTRKLMESLRGHEENDAEAALARLTPREREILALIGEGKTNREIGHELYLSEKTVKNHISRMLGKLGVERRLQAAVLAAHAEDEHRAARPH, from the coding sequence ATGGCCGAGACCGAGTCCGGCGAGGCCGGACCGCCCGTGACGGTGTTCCTGCTCGACGACCACGAGGTGGTCCGGCGCGGGGTGAAGGACCTGCTGGAGGCGGAGCCCGGCATCGAGGTGGTCGGCGAGGCGGACAGCTGCGCGCAGGCCCTGGCCCGCGTCCCCGCCCTGCGCCCCCGGGTCGCGCTGCTGGACGTGCGGCTGCCGGACGGCGACGGCGTGACGGTCTGCCGGGAGCTGCGGGACCGCCTGCCGGAGCTGGCCTGCCTGATGCTGACCTCCTTCGACGATGACGACGCCCTGCTGGACGCGATCATGGCCGGGGCCGCCGGGTACGTGCTCAAGCAGGTCAAGGGCGCCGACCTGGTCACCGCGGTGCGCACGGTGGCCGCCGGGCAGTCGATGCTCGACCCGGCCACCACCCGCAAGCTGATGGAGAGCCTGCGCGGGCACGAGGAGAACGACGCGGAGGCGGCGCTGGCCCGGCTGACCCCGCGCGAGCGGGAGATCCTCGCGCTGATCGGCGAGGGGAAGACCAACCGCGAGATCGGGCACGAGCTGTACCTCTCGGAGAAGACCGTCAAGAACCACATCTCCCGGATGCTCGGCAAGCTCGGCGTGGAACGCCGGCTCCAGGCGGCGGTGCTGGCCGCGCACGCCGAGGACGAGCACCGCGCGGCCCGGCCGCACTGA